TGTTGTCGGCGCGGATGCTCATCTGGGCGATCATGTCGGCGAAAATCTTCAGGCTGCCCTTGACCGTGTCGATGGTGTCGAACAGCGGCTCCTTGTCTTCCTGCATGTCCTTGTTGTAGGCCAGGGGCAAGGCCTTCATCACGGTCAGCAGGCTTATGAGGTTGCCATACACCCGCCCGGTTTTGCCGCGCACCAGTTCCGGCACATCCGGATTTTTCTTCTGTGGCATGATGGAGCTGCCGGTGCAGAAGGCATCGGACAGGTCGATGAAATGGAAATCGGCGCTCGACCACAGGATCAGTTCTTCGGAAAGGCGCGACAGGTGCATCATCGCGATGCTGGCGGCGCCGCAGAATTCGAGGGCGAAATCCCGGTCCGACACCGAATCGAGGCTGTTGCGGGTCACCCCGTCAAAACCGAGCTGTTCGGCGACAAACTCCCGATCGATGGGGAAGGTGGTCCCGGCCAGTGCGCCGGCCCCCAAAGGGAGCTGGTTGATGCGCTTGAGAAGATCGGCCATGCGCTCGGAATCACGCCGGAACATCTCATAGTAGGCCATCATGTGGTGCGAAAACAGAATCGGCTGCGCGGTCTGCAAGTGCGTGTAGCCGGGCATGATGACACCCAGGTTGCGTTCAGCCTGTTCCAACAGGCTTTCCTGCACCTGTTCGAGATAGGAGCGCACCTCCCGGACTTCGTCGCGCAGGTAAAGGCGGATGTCGAGGGCGACCTGGTCATTGCGGGACCTGGCGGTATGCAGCTTGCCGCCGACGGCCCCGACACGCTCGATCAGGCGTGCCTCGATGTTCATGTGGATGTCTTCCAGGGACACGGAGAACTCGAAATCGCCTTTTTCGATATCGGTCAGGATCGATTCAAGCCCGGAGATGATGGTTTGAGCTTCGCCTGCCGTAATGATGCCCTGGCGGGCCAGCATGCGGGCGTGGGCCACGGACCCCTGGATGTCGTAACGGTAGAGGCGCTGATCGAAATCGATGGAGGCGGTGAACGCCTCGACGAAGGCATCGGTAGGCTGGGTGAATCGTCCGGCCCAGGGCTTTTTGCTCATGGTTGAATCGCTCCGTTGATAAAACTGAAAGGCAGTGACTGGTGATTTGTGATTGGTGAAAAGCGCGATTGCCCTTATTCAGTTACCAGTCACCAGCCACTGCAAATAATGATCCGTGAGGGGTGACCGATGATTTGTGTTTAGAAAAACAAATCACCAGTCACTATTCACTAATTACCGACGTTAACCGCGTTTTTTCTGCATGGCGCTGCGGATGCGCAGGCGCAGGGCATTGAGGCGGATGAAGCCCTCGGCGTCGGCCTGATTGTAGACTTCGTCGGCTTCGAAGGTCGCCACTTCCGGATCGAAGAGGCTGTTGGTGTCGGACTTGCGGCCCACCACCCGGCAGTGTCCCTTGTACAGTTTGACGCGGGCCACGCCGTTGACGGTTTTCTGGGTTTCGTCGGTCAGCGCCTGCATCGCTTCACGCTCGGGAGCGAACCAGAAGCCGTTGTAGACCATGGTGGCGTAGCGGGGGATCAGGGAATCGCGCAGGTTGAGCACCTCGCGGTCCATGGTGATCTGCTCGACGCCGCGATGGGCTTCCTCAAGGATGGTGCCTCCGGGGGTTTCATAGACACCGCGACTCTTCATGCCGACGAAGCGGTTTTCCATGATGTCGGCGCGGCCGATGCCGTGCTTGCCGCCCAGTTCGTTGAGGTGGGCGAGCAGTTGCGCCGGGGACAGGGCTTGTCCGTTGATGGCTACCGGATCGCCGTTGCGGAATTCGATTTCGACGTATTCCGGCTTGTCGGGAGCCTCTTCGGGGGCGACGGACAACAGATACATTTCTTCCGGCGGTTCGGCCCAGGGATTCTCAAGAATGCCGCCTTCGAAGGAGATGTGCAGCAGGTTGCGGTCGCTGCTCCAGGGGCGTTTCTTGGTCACCGGCACGGGGATGCCATGCTTGTTGGCGTAGGCGATGAGGGCTTCGCGGCTGTTGAGATCCCAT
This portion of the Syntrophotalea acetylenica genome encodes:
- the argH gene encoding argininosuccinate lyase, with amino-acid sequence MSKKPWAGRFTQPTDAFVEAFTASIDFDQRLYRYDIQGSVAHARMLARQGIITAGEAQTIISGLESILTDIEKGDFEFSVSLEDIHMNIEARLIERVGAVGGKLHTARSRNDQVALDIRLYLRDEVREVRSYLEQVQESLLEQAERNLGVIMPGYTHLQTAQPILFSHHMMAYYEMFRRDSERMADLLKRINQLPLGAGALAGTTFPIDREFVAEQLGFDGVTRNSLDSVSDRDFALEFCGAASIAMMHLSRLSEELILWSSADFHFIDLSDAFCTGSSIMPQKKNPDVPELVRGKTGRVYGNLISLLTVMKALPLAYNKDMQEDKEPLFDTIDTVKGSLKIFADMIAQMSIRADNMREAAARGFSTATDVADYVVRKGIPFREAHEIVGKTVRYCIEHDKPIEALSLEEFKAFSSAIEADIYDFITLEASVNSRRATGGTARETVAREISRARQERLQRM
- a CDS encoding argininosuccinate synthase, producing MSKHGTVKKAVLAYSGGLDTSIIVRWLIEEYGCEVIAFSADLGQGQELDGIPEKARKTGASKCYVEDLREEFVRDFVFPMFRANAIYEGRYFLGTSIARPLISKKQMEIALAEEADAVCHGATGKGNDQVRFELAYYHFNPEIKIIAPWREWDLNSREALIAYANKHGIPVPVTKKRPWSSDRNLLHISFEGGILENPWAEPPEEMYLLSVAPEEAPDKPEYVEIEFRNGDPVAINGQALSPAQLLAHLNELGGKHGIGRADIMENRFVGMKSRGVYETPGGTILEEAHRGVEQITMDREVLNLRDSLIPRYATMVYNGFWFAPEREAMQALTDETQKTVNGVARVKLYKGHCRVVGRKSDTNSLFDPEVATFEADEVYNQADAEGFIRLNALRLRIRSAMQKKRG